The DNA region CACCAATTTTGAACATCGCGGTGAAGATTGGAACTCCGCAGATCGCCTGCACTTTGAACCAACAATCACCTTGCCAATACAAGGGCCTGCGGGCTCACTTACCAGTGAACTGAAACTGTTGCAGACCAATTACTGGCAGCACAATCTGCAAAATGATGAATTGCAGGAAACCGTCAACCGGACACTGCCGCAAGTGAGGGTTCACGGCCAAATCAATTTTGAGCGCCAAGCACGTTATTTTGAAGAGAACTATCGTCAAACGCTTGAACCCCAATTCCAATATCTGTACGTGGGTTATAGAAACCAAGACCAAATTGGGATTTATGACAGCGCCGACCTGCAACAGGACTACACCGGGTTATTCCGTGATCGTCGCTATTCTGGGTTAGATCGTATTGCCGATGCGAACCAACTGACACTCGGGTTAACCACCCGTTTATTTGATGAACACAATCTGGAGCAACTGAAATTCAGTCTGGGGCAGATCCTGTATTTTGAAAAAGTAAGGTCAACCTCTATTCCGATGAATTGCGCCAAGACAGTTCTACCTCAGTGCTAGCCGCAGAATTGGATGCCCATCTCTATAGTGACTGGTTCATCAGCAGTGCCATTCAATATGACACCCGCTATAAAGAGAATAAAAAAAGCGAGGTCACCCTCGATTATCGACCAGGCCCCAATAAGTTAGTACAGCTGAGTTACCGTTTTGTCCCCGATCTACTGAACCGTAATACCAATGACCGTGTAGACATTTCACAAGCCGGTTTCCGAACCACCTGGCCAGTAAGTGACAGCTTGTACTTTGTGGGTAACTGGTACTATGACCTGAACGAAGACCGTTCAGTTGAGACCTATACCGGTTTTCAATACGAATCCTGCTGCTGGGCGGTGCGCTTAGCTTACCATTACCACATCAAGACTAACTACCAAGATAACTACAACCCCGCAATTGATAACCGCGAATTATTTGAAACAGGTTTCTACCTTAACTTTGTTATCAAAGGCTTGGGTGGAACCGGTCCATTAGGTGTAACTGACATGATGAACGATGGGCTGTTCAATTATCGGAAACCACTTTATCTAAGGAATTAGCATGGATTTGTGGTAGATTGCTGAACCTCAGACAGAACTGACAGTCAAAACTGGACAACTACGGCGGCGAAATGTCGCCGCCTTAATAAAAAATGTGGCAAGGATTTTGTTAATGACCCCCAGTAAAAGTTTAGTATTTGCACTATGTGCGCTGGTAGTGAGCCAATTTGCCTTAGCGGATCCGCAACCGCTGGACCGTATTGCGGTTCAGGTAAACAACGGTGTGGTGCTGGAAAGCGAAGTCCAGAATATGATGGCAGAAATTAAAGCCAGTGCGCAGGAAAAAGGCCAGAAATTACCTTCTGATAACGCCCTGCGCACCCAGGTGATTGAACGTCTGATCCTCACCAAGCTACAGTTGCAAACGGCAGATCGCATCGGGTTACATATCGGTGACCTGCAACTAGACCAGACTATCGCCAACATTGCTAAACAGCAGAATGTCACCGTACCGCAACTACAAGCCAAAATTGAGGCGGATGGCCAGAGTTTCAGCCAATACCGCGAACAGTTGCGAGAAGATATTACCCTCGGTGAAATCCAGCGTATTCAAGTACAACGCCGCATCCAAGTGTCGCCACAGGAAATTAACCATCTGGTGCAATTGATTCAAGATCAAGGGCTGAAAAATGTCGAGTTTCAAATTGGTCATATTCTGATTGAAGTGCCACAAAATCCAACACCTGAGCAGTTGGAAAGTGCTCGCAAACGTGCTGACAATGTCTTAAGCCGTCTTAAGGAAGGCGCCGATTTTCGTGAGATGGCGATTGCTTCTTCCGCGGGCCCCAAAGCACTGGAAGGCGGGATCTGGGACTACATGAACATCAATGAAATGCCAACACTGTTTGCCGAAGTGGTTAATGGCACCAAAAAAGGTGACATTATCGGCCCAATCAAGAGCAGTGCCGGTTTCCATATTATCAAGGTGATGGACGCGCGAGGACTGGAAACGAAAGAAGTACAGGAAGTCAAAGCTCGTCACATTTTGTTGAAACCATCGCCAATTCTGTCAGAAGAACGCGCGAAGGCAACGCTAGAACAGTTTATTAAAGATATCAAAAGTGGTAAGGCCAAGTTTGAAGATTTGGCCAAACAATATTCTGAAGATCCGGGCTCTGCAACTAAAGGTGGGGAACTAGGTTGGGCGGAACCATCAATTTATGTTCCTGAATTTGCACAAACTTTGTCACACCTGAAAGAAAACGAAATCAGTGAACCTTTCCGTTCCTCTTTTGGCTGGCACATAGTGCAACTCGAAGGTCGCAGAACAACCGATGCCACTAAAGAATTCAACACCAACCGCGCTCACGAGCTGATCTTCCGCCGTAAGTTCAATGAAGAATTACAGAACTGGCTGGACGAAATGCGGGCTAGCGCATACATTGAAGTTTTCGATCCTCAACCTAACAGAGGGTAAGCAGTTTGGACACTAAACGTATTGCCATCACCGCTGGCGACCCCGCCGGAATCGGTCCGGAACTGGTAGTACAACTGGCTCAACGCAGTTGGCCAGCAGAGCTGGTCGTCTGCGCCGATCCATCGCTGTTACAGTCTCGGGCTAAAATGCTTGGACTAAGCCTGCAACTGCGGCCATATCAACCATCACAAGCGCCTAAGCCACAAGAAGCGGGAACATTGACTATTGTTCCGTTTCAGATGGCAGCTGAGGCTCGTTGTGGGGTTTTGGACGAGCAGAATAGCGCCTATGTGGTAGAAACACTGAGTTATGCCGGTGAGAAAAACATGAACGGCGAATTTGACGCCGTGGTCACCGGGCCGGTACATAAAGGCATCATCAATCAGGCTGGGATCCCCTTTTCAGGGCATACTGAGTTCTTTGCCCATCAAGCGGGTTGTAAAGATGTAGTGATGATGCTGGCATGTCCAGGATTGCAAGTGGCGCTGGTAACCACCCATATTCCATTGGCCTATGTAGCCAAAGCCATCACCCGCGATCGGTTACACCAAGTGATCAACATTCTGCACCATGATCTGGTCAATCGCTTTGCGCTGGAAAATCCGAAAATTTACGTTTGCGGCCTTAATCCACATGCAGGTGAAAATGGCCATCTGGGACGTGAAGAACTGGATGTGATCATCCCGGCCCTTGATGAGTTACGGCAGCAAGGCATGCGCATTGTTGGCCCATTACCCGCCGATACACTGTTTCAACCTAAGTATCTGCAAGACGCCGATGTGGTTTTGTCCATGTACCATGATCAGGGGCTCCCCGTATTAAAGTCCATGGGATTTGGTAAATCGGTCAATATCACACTAGGCCTGCCTTACATCAGAACGTCTGTTGATCACGGCACTGCATTGGAACTGGCTGGCACAGGAAAAGCAGATCTCGGCAGCTTTGTTTGTGCCTTAAATAAGGCCATTGAGCTAGCACATAAAAACTGATCGCAACTGAGCATTAATGAGTAATAAAGTACATTTAGGCCATACGGCCAGGAAACGTTTTGGTCAGAACTTTCTGACCGACAGCCATATAATCAACCGCATTGTTTCTGCCATTGCCCCGGACAATGACCACATTATGGTGGAAATTGGCCCCGGCTTGGCGGCGCTCACTGAGCCGGTAGCCGAAGGCATCGACCGTTTGACCGTTATCGAGTTAGATAGAGACTTAGTCGAGCGGCTGCAACATCACCCAATATTAAAAGACAAGTTGGAAATCCACCAAGGTGACGCACTGCAGTTTGATTTCAAGCAGTTATTGCGGGATGGCAAAAAGTTAAAAGTATTCGGCAATCTGCCATACAATATTTCTACTCCGCTGATGTTCCACCTATTTAGTTTTGCGGAACATATCAGCAACATGCATTTCATGCTGCAAAAAGAAGTGGTGTTACGGTTATCGGCAGCGCCCGGCAGTAAAGCTTACGGACGTTTGACCGTGATGGCACAATATTATTGTCAGATAGTCCCCGTGCTTGAAGTGCCACCCGGTAGTTTCACCCCGCCACCCAAAGTTGACTCCGCCGTTGTCCGTTTAGTGCCTTATGAGCAGCAACCTTGGCCCTGCAAAGACGTTAAATTGCTGGAGAGCATCACCGCTACTGCGTTTAATATGCGCCGGAAGACATTGCGGAACAATCTGAAGCAATTATTCAGCGATGAAGATTTTGCCGCGTTAGCGATTGATCCTGGGCTACGCCCCGAGCAGATCAGTGTGAGTCAATATGTAGCCTTGGCCAACTATTTGTACGAGAAAAAATCTAGACAGCGGGGGACGCTGTTGCAGCGTCCTACGTTTCCCCATCGAGTCATATACAACAGGAAGGGAAATGGAACAGCATAATTCTGTCAGAGTTGAGGTAAAAACCGAATACATTGCCCATCAGTCTGCGCCCGATGAGGACAGATATCTGTTCAGTTATACCATCACCATCATCAATTTGGGTGACGAAAGCATCACCTTAAAGAGCCGCCACTGGATTATTACTGACGCTAACGGTAAAAAGACAGAAGTTCAGGGGCGGGTGTGGTTGGAGAAACCCCCAATATTCAGCCAAACACTGCTTACCAATACAGCAGTGGCACAGTGCTTGATACCCCACTTGGTTTTATGGAAGGTCGTTATCTGATGGAAACGGATCAGGGTCGAAGCTTTTATGTTCCCATAAATGCATTTCGCCTGGCTGTACCCGGAATGATCCATTAGGAAGGAATGTGCAGTGGCTAATTATTTTGTAGGTGATATTCACGGTTGTTTCAGCGAATTAAAAAAACTGCTGGAAACTGTGGATTTTAATCCATCACGGGATGTGTTGTGGTCGGTAGGCGACCTGATTGCCAGAGGTTCAGAATCACTGGCAACATTAAGGTTTTTGAGCATTTGGATAACGCCACCAGAATGGTGCTGGGTAACCACGAACTCAATCTTTTTGGTATCAAGGCTGGGTTACGCACACCCCGCCCCTCCTGCCAACTGACAGAACTCATTGAAGCTGATGACTTTCCGCGCTTGCTAGAATGGCTAAGACAACAACCATTGCTACAGGAGTTGCCAGAACATCGCCTGCTTATGACCCATGCCGGTATACCACCACAATGGGATCTGGACACGCTTCGCCTAGAAGCCTCCCGCGTATCCGAGGCATTAAAGCAACCCGATTATCTTGATGTGGTCATCAGTCGTATGTATACCGATGCGCCAGAAGGATGGGATCCCAGTTTGGATCAGTATGAACTGATCCGTTATTGCATTAATGCGCTCACCAGAATCCGTTTTTTATACCGCGATGGCCGCCTAGATTTTGCTTGCAAACTTCCTCCTGCCGAATGTACCGACTCAGAGCTGCGGCCTTGGTTCCTGTTTCCCTCTGAAACCGACAGTTACATTAAAGTCTTTGGCCATTGGGCTGCATTGATGGGCGAAACCGGCAATCCTAAAGTTCAGGCACTAGATACCGGTTGCTGTTGGGATCAGTACCTGACATTATGGCACCTTGAATCAGATCAAAAAATCACGCAAAAACGGTTAAAATAGCATTAAACTAACACACTGTTTGGCCGATGATTTTACTATTGCGCCTGATTACCCTCGTACAAAAAATAAAAATTGTTCCGGAGTAACCTATGAAGTTAAACATGGCCACCCGAGTAATAGCCGGGTTCACAGTGGTGATCCTATTGCTATTAATTCTTGGTGCAGTTTCCTGGCTCACCAATAATGAGCTAAAGCAAGCCACTCAGATTACTCAGAAATTAAGTCTGCCGGCATTGGATGCCACTAACGCTTTATCCGAGAGTCTCAGTGAACAGCAGCGGCTGATCATGGTGGCATTTCACACCCCCGTTCGTCACAACTGCCTGATGTAAAAAATAAATTTGAACAACAAAATAGCATCTTTGCTGAACAGTATAATACGCTGATACCGCTATTGCAGGGACGCCAAGAGATCCAAAGTATCCTGCCAGAGGTTAACAGCAGTTACCAAGAGTTTACCGGTCTTGGTAAGCGAATGATGGATAACAAACTGCAAGCATTGCAGCTGCAAGAAAATCTGATAAAAACACGTGATCAACTGGATTCCGATGCCGATGATGCTGGCTCACTGTTGCTGGATTTAGTGGATTTGGAAGACTCCAATGACACCACTAAACGTGATATCGCGGCGGCAGCCTCTGCCGTTGATAACAGTATCACCAGCATTGTCAGCACTGTTTACGACCTGGTCGCCACCACTGAACAAAGTAAGTATGAACTGATTAACAAAGAGCTGGGTTACATTATTGGCGAAGCGCAGACTAAACTTGAGTACATCAACCGCCACGGTGAAGGGGTGGTAAAACCCAATGTGCTGAAAGATATCAATCAGCAAACCGCCGGGATTTTTAAATGCTCCAAGGTGCTGATTCGATTCAGCAACGAAAAGGCAAGCAAGTACAGTTGTTATTGAGCACCAGCCAAGATCTAGCGCAATCAGAAGCATTAAAAGGCAATGCGGTTGGTGCAATGAAGCATCTCTCTGCCACCATAGAGAAGTTGTCGAGCGATATTAATACCGACATTATTAACAGCATTGACTCTGCCAGCATTAATACGCTGATAGTGGTGATTATTGCAATCCTGGTTGCCATTGGTGTCAGCATCGCTGTCATCCGGCCATTAACCGCGGCGCTTAAACAGATCAATCATGCGTTAAGTGTGGTGGCATCAGGAGATCTGACCCATAGACTCGACGATTCTGGGCATGATGAATTTGCCGAGCTGTCCCGCAACTGTAACCGACTAATCGACAGTTTGCGAAAACTCATCACCGGTATCTTAGATCGTTCTAATCAGCTTGCCGCTGCTGCCGAAGAAACTTCTGCCATTACTTCGCAAACAACAATTAGCATTCAGGAGCAGAAAGGCCAGGTCGATCAGGCGGCTACCGCAACAACTGAGCTCAATTCCAGTGCGCAACAAGTATCCCTGAGTGCTGATAATGCACTGGCGCAAATCAAGGAAGCTGATGAACAGGCGCAAAACATGCACGGTATCGCGGATGAAAACCGCCTTACCATTGAATCGCTTGCCAATGAAGTAGCCAAAGCCGCCAAGGTGATCGACAAAGTACATGCTGATAGCGGTGCCATCGGCTCAATCTTGGATGTGATTCGGGGTGTTGCCGAGCAGACCAATCTACTGGCACTGAATGCGGCAATTGAAGCCGCTCGTGCGGGTGAACAAGGGCGTGGATTTGCCGTGGTGGCTGATGAAGTTCGCAGTCTTGCCTCTAGAACTCAGCAATCGACAGCAGAAATCCAGAAAATGATTGAAGTACTGCAACAAGGCACGACAGAAGCTGTCGGAGTCATGGAGTATGGTCAGTCACAAGCACAGCTCTGTGTAGAGAAAATGAGCAGTCAAACAAGGCACTACAGGCTATCAGCGACTCAGTACATCAAGCGCACGATGCCGGTACTCAAATTGCTAGTGCGGCACAAGAACAGAACCTTGTGAGTCAGCAAGTTTCAGAGAAACTGGAGCACATTGCTCTTATTTCTGAAGAGACAGCGACCGGTGCCGATCAAACCGCACAATCTATCCATCAGGTGGCAAGATTAGCCGAAGAACTGCAATCATCGGTACGGGAATTCAACGTCTAAAATATGCCGCGTAGCACCTATAGTCACCTCGTTATTGCAAGCACAAAATTGATGACGAGGTGGGCTTGTACCCGGCTTTACCCTAATCATTAGCCGCGCACCACCGTCATAGGCGGTGGTTTAAAACTAATAACGAAGTGCAAAATACCGCGATAAGTATTTGACCTCTTGAAGATGACTTTCCTGTGCAAACCGCATGTTATGTTTGCCGAAGCCAGCACATATCAGAAATTCAACAGCCAGTATCTGCACATCACCCGAGACAAACGTTATAGCCGCTGCGGGATAACAAAATAAAGATAACGGCCATTCATGGGAAAAGCGGCGGGTAACCAGCGGCCTCAAATCCACCGATAACGGGTGGGCATTTGACTCGCTAAGCTTGTGATTAGCTAGGTAGCTAGCTCGCCGCTATCTTCAGCATAACGATAACGTCTCTGAGAATAGCGGCGAACCATCAACATAGCTTAAAAATAACTAGTTTCTACAGGTTACGATAGATGATGACTAGTCTTCTTCACCACCGGCACCACCCAAACGCTCTTTGATAGCGGCAGTAATGGCACTGCTACCAAAACCGTTAGCGTCGGCCCAATTCAAGATAGTCTTGCCATCAGATTCAGCGACTCCGAGCTCGTTGGTTGACAATCGCTTAGCGACAAACTCACCAGTTTCATCGGATTTAGCCAAGTATGCAGTTCGTAACAGACTGTTACCATCACAAACAATCCCCTGGTATACGTTGCGTAGCTTTACACGATTTTCCTTAAGCTTTTTACGTAATCGGTTCTTGTCATTAGACTTTACATAATCGCAAATACTGGCAACCAATGCAGCATCATCAGCAGCTTTTGCTGGAACAGGCATTGATATTGAGGATACAGCGACCAACGCAGCTATAGCCACAGGGAATAGACGCATTATTCACTCCTTAGCTTTTTTATTGTTTTGCTTACCAGCGCCATTGCCGGTTTCACACAGGGTTTAACATTTCCCGCCAAATTTAACACTTTTTAATATACTTTAAAAAGTGAAATTCCAATCCGTTAGCACTTACCCCAAAATCTTCAGAGAATTTGTGCCAACTACCATCGTCCCAGAATGGAAACCAAGTATCACCGTCAACATCCAACGATATTTGCGTCAAATAAAGTACATCGGCATATGGCAGTGCTTCTGCATATAACTGTCCGCCACCAATAATCATCAGCTCATCACATACATCAGCTTTATCAAAAGCCTCAGTTAAGGAGTTTGCCGTCGTTACATGAGGAATTGTCAGCGCACTGTTACGAGTGATAACAATATTTTGCCGCCCCGGCAGAGGTCGGCCAATCGATTCGTAAGTCCGTCGTCCCATGATGATAGGCTTTCCCATGGTCACTTGTTTAAAATGCCGTAGATCTTCCGGCAAGTGCCAAGGCATCTGATTATCCTTACCAATGACACGATTATTGGCCATGGCGGCGATCAAGGCTATACGCATAGATACTCCGTAACTAACAGGTTAAATAATCGGACGGGTACGATAATACACTAATGATGGCATCGCCAGACCCACCGACAGCGCGCCCAAGATAAACACAGTTTTCACGCCGTTAAGCACCACTTGATTCAGTACCTCAGGGCGAACTTCTGAATGGGCGGCTAACTCCACCAAAGCGATCACAGTGTTATATGCGTACGAACCAGGGATCATCGGAATAATGGCTGCGACACCATACAGCAGCGGCGGTGCTAAATGACGTTTAGCAAAGATGATGGTCATAACCCCAATCAGTGCTGCCGCCATAAAGGTCGCCCATTCAATAGGTACTGATAAAAACTGCATCAGAATGGTACGGAAACAGTGCCCAACGGCCCCAGCTAGTGCGCAATAGGGTAAAAAACGTCGAGGCACATTGAATAGCATGGCGAATCCAGCAGCGGGAAATGAGGCAAAAAACGCATCATCAGCGAGTTTAAGCAGCAACTCCATCACGTCAACAGCCCCCTAATTGCATCGCAATGGTAATACCAATCACCGATGCTACCGTCATTAGCGTCGCTTGCCCCCAACGCGCAATACCAACATTCATATGGCCTTTAACCATATCGGAAATGGCATTGATCATCGGGAAACCAGGCACAAGCATCAACACGGAGGCTGCCACAGCAAGTCTTGGCGTGGTCGTTAGTTGATATATAAAACCAATCTGCGCTAATACACTGGTAACAAAGGCGGTCACTGCGAAATTGACCAGCACATTAAAGTGTTTAGCGGCCATTGCTAAACGCACGTACATGCCAACAGCAGAAGCAAAAAAAGTGATAAAACAAGCGGCGGCATCACCACCAGAAAGATGGCAAAAACTGCCACAAGATAGCGCTACAAACGGGATTAGCACCCATTTAGGATAAGTACGAGGATGGATATGAGCCAACCGTTTACGTACGTCGTTGGGGCCATACAACCCCTTTTCTGTCAGCAAACAGATCCGCTGTAACTCACATACCACCGCCATATTGATGCCATGTTGTCGTATACGCCGTGTGGTGGTAACACAACGCCCATGCACCAAGCTAGTCAACACCAGAGAATTTGACGAGATAGAGAGTTCGACACTTGCGAGGCCTAGCGCCTGCCCCAAGCGCTGACTCAACTCTTCCACTAAATCAGACTCAGCACCATAAGCTAGCAAAAGCTGAGCAGCCCGGACGACCTGCCGGGTGATATCATTTTGGGTATCAGCGTACACAGGAGTTCAGGCTCTCTTTATCAGCAGTTAGCGTTGATATATAACCTCGACGTCATAATCGTCGTCATCGAAGTCATCGTCCAATTCATCATCATAATCTTCGTTGAGATCGTCAGCGTTTTCCAGATGATCACTACTCCATTTGAACTCGACCTCGTCATCCGGGTCATCATCCTGTTCTGCTACTGGCAGCTTACTGATGAAATCATACAGTTTCTCTGCCATAGCCGCAGTGCCTTCTCGGGTATAGGCAGACATAGTATATACCTCGCCTTCCCAACCAATGTCTGCGACCACTTTGGCAACTTTCTCTTGCAGTTCTTCTTCAAGCAATAAGTCGGACTTATTAAATACCAGCCAACGGGGTTTCCCTGCCAGTTTAGGCGAATACTTTTCTAATTCAGCGAC from Shewanella dokdonensis includes:
- the surA gene encoding peptidylprolyl isomerase SurA; the encoded protein is MTPSKSLVFALCALVVSQFALADPQPLDRIAVQVNNGVVLESEVQNMMAEIKASAQEKGQKLPSDNALRTQVIERLILTKLQLQTADRIGLHIGDLQLDQTIANIAKQQNVTVPQLQAKIEADGQSFSQYREQLREDITLGEIQRIQVQRRIQVSPQEINHLVQLIQDQGLKNVEFQIGHILIEVPQNPTPEQLESARKRADNVLSRLKEGADFREMAIASSAGPKALEGGIWDYMNINEMPTLFAEVVNGTKKGDIIGPIKSSAGFHIIKVMDARGLETKEVQEVKARHILLKPSPILSEERAKATLEQFIKDIKSGKAKFEDLAKQYSEDPGSATKGGELGWAEPSIYVPEFAQTLSHLKENEISEPFRSSFGWHIVQLEGRRTTDATKEFNTNRAHELIFRRKFNEELQNWLDEMRASAYIEVFDPQPNRG
- the pdxA gene encoding 4-hydroxythreonine-4-phosphate dehydrogenase PdxA encodes the protein MDTKRIAITAGDPAGIGPELVVQLAQRSWPAELVVCADPSLLQSRAKMLGLSLQLRPYQPSQAPKPQEAGTLTIVPFQMAAEARCGVLDEQNSAYVVETLSYAGEKNMNGEFDAVVTGPVHKGIINQAGIPFSGHTEFFAHQAGCKDVVMMLACPGLQVALVTTHIPLAYVAKAITRDRLHQVINILHHDLVNRFALENPKIYVCGLNPHAGENGHLGREELDVIIPALDELRQQGMRIVGPLPADTLFQPKYLQDADVVLSMYHDQGLPVLKSMGFGKSVNITLGLPYIRTSVDHGTALELAGTGKADLGSFVCALNKAIELAHKN
- a CDS encoding DUF3718 domain-containing protein, with protein sequence MRLFPVAIAALVAVSSISMPVPAKAADDAALVASICDYVKSNDKNRLRKKLKENRVKLRNVYQGIVCDGNSLLRTAYLAKSDETGEFVAKRLSTNELGVAESDGKTILNWADANGFGSSAITAAIKERLGGAGGEED
- a CDS encoding dihydrofolate reductase; protein product: MRIALIAAMANNRVIGKDNQMPWHLPEDLRHFKQVTMGKPIIMGRRTYESIGRPLPGRQNIVITRNSALTIPHVTTANSLTEAFDKADVCDELMIIGGGQLYAEALPYADVLYLTQISLDVDGDTWFPFWDDGSWHKFSEDFGVSANGLEFHFLKYIKKC
- a CDS encoding threonine/serine exporter family protein, with product MMELLLKLADDAFFASFPAAGFAMLFNVPRRFLPYCALAGAVGHCFRTILMQFLSVPIEWATFMAAALIGVMTIIFAKRHLAPPLLYGVAAIIPMIPGSYAYNTVIALVELAAHSEVRPEVLNQVVLNGVKTVFILGALSVGLAMPSLVYYRTRPII
- a CDS encoding threonine/serine exporter family protein; the encoded protein is MYADTQNDITRQVVRAAQLLLAYGAESDLVEELSQRLGQALGLASVELSISSNSLVLTSLVHGRCVTTTRRIRQHGINMAVVCELQRICLLTEKGLYGPNDVRKRLAHIHPRTYPKWVLIPFVALSCGSFCHLSGGDAAACFITFFASAVGMYVRLAMAAKHFNVLVNFAVTAFVTSVLAQIGFIYQLTTTPRLAVAASVLMLVPGFPMINAISDMVKGHMNVGIARWGQATLMTVASVIGITIAMQLGGC